The proteins below are encoded in one region of Peribacillus muralis:
- a CDS encoding aminotransferase — translation MIKTSYVSRTIAELKPSGIRRFFDLAANLEGVVSLGVGEPDFVTSWAVREAAINSLEEGFTSYTANAGLYELRAEISRYMEKQFHVPYSPEDQIIVTVGASQALDITLRTILNPGEEVIVVEPCFVAYAPLVTMAGGIPVTVQTSKADDFKLTPEQLEAAITPKTKAVLICSPNNPTGTQLGQEELVMLADIVKKHDLLVISDEIYAELAYDEQFTSFAAIDGMLERTIVINGFSKGFAMTGWRLGFVCAPKEISEAMLKLHQYAMMCAPTMAQHAALEALKHGMQDVEDMRRSYRRRRNYIVKSFNEMGLDCHNPGGAFYAFPSIEKTGMTSMEFAEKLLTEELVAVVPGDVFGKSGEGHIRCSYASSMEQLQEALKRMERFMNNHGK, via the coding sequence ATGATAAAAACGAGTTATGTTTCAAGAACGATTGCAGAGCTTAAACCATCAGGTATCCGCCGTTTTTTCGACCTGGCAGCCAATTTGGAGGGGGTCGTCTCGCTTGGTGTAGGCGAACCTGATTTCGTCACATCCTGGGCAGTAAGGGAGGCGGCGATCAACTCACTGGAGGAAGGATTCACCTCTTATACAGCCAATGCCGGTTTATATGAGTTAAGGGCGGAAATCAGTCGATATATGGAAAAGCAGTTCCATGTTCCATATAGTCCAGAGGATCAAATCATCGTCACCGTAGGAGCAAGCCAGGCGCTCGACATTACGCTGAGGACCATCTTGAACCCCGGTGAAGAAGTCATCGTCGTCGAACCATGCTTTGTGGCGTATGCACCGTTGGTGACGATGGCGGGGGGGATTCCGGTCACGGTTCAAACCTCGAAGGCCGATGATTTCAAGCTGACTCCCGAGCAACTAGAAGCGGCGATTACGCCAAAGACGAAGGCCGTTTTGATTTGTTCACCGAATAATCCTACAGGGACACAACTCGGGCAGGAAGAATTGGTGATGCTTGCTGATATCGTCAAAAAGCACGACTTGTTGGTTATTTCCGATGAAATCTATGCAGAGCTTGCATATGATGAGCAGTTCACTTCTTTTGCCGCCATCGATGGCATGCTTGAGCGGACGATCGTCATCAATGGTTTTTCGAAAGGATTTGCGATGACTGGATGGCGACTTGGGTTCGTTTGTGCTCCTAAGGAAATTTCCGAAGCGATGCTCAAACTGCATCAATATGCGATGATGTGTGCGCCGACAATGGCACAGCATGCTGCTTTGGAAGCCTTGAAGCACGGAATGCAGGATGTAGAAGATATGCGACGCAGTTATCGGAGAAGAAGAAATTATATCGTGAAATCATTCAATGAAATGGGACTGGATTGCCATAATCCCGGCGGGGCGTTTTATGCCTTTCCATCCATCGAGAAGACAGGGATGACTTCGATGGAATTCGCTGAAAAGCTTTTGACGGAGGAACTGGTTGCGGTCGTTCCGGGAGATGTGTTCGGCAAGAGCGGCGAAGGTCATATCCGCTGTTCCTACGCATCCTCGATGGAGCAACTTCAAGAAGCGCTGAAGAGAATGGAACGATTCATGAATAACCACGGCAAATGA
- a CDS encoding glycoside hydrolase family 18 protein — MQIHVVRPGQTLYGIAQTYSVTVDRLVESNKIPNPNNLVTGQALVIPIVGSYYFVQPGDSLYSISQKVDVPVQELANINGLPEGQSLSVGYRLYIPARKKRTAEFNGYVEPRGTTVAPALETAAREAAPYLTYLAPFSFQALRDGSLKEPLLNNFPAIARENKNVLMMVITNQENDQFSDELGQIILTNTSVQNKFLNNIVTTAKKYGFRDIHFDFEYLRPADKEAYNQFLRKAKERFKKEGWYISTALAPKTSADQKGRWYEAHDYKAHGEIVDFVIIMTYEWGYSGGPAMAVSPIGPVREVLEYAVTEMPSNKILMGQNLYGYDWTLPFVQGSTARAVSPQQAIQLAADNDVSIEYDETAQAPHFNYTDIEDRKHEVWFEDARSIQAKFDLIKELNLRGMSYWKLGLSFPQNWLLISDNFNVRRRV, encoded by the coding sequence TTGCAAATACATGTGGTTAGGCCAGGCCAGACGTTATATGGCATCGCCCAGACATACAGCGTGACCGTTGATCGGCTCGTTGAATCAAATAAAATTCCTAACCCAAACAATCTTGTTACGGGGCAGGCCCTTGTCATTCCGATCGTCGGCAGCTATTATTTCGTGCAGCCCGGTGATAGTCTTTACTCCATTTCCCAAAAGGTTGATGTCCCTGTTCAAGAGTTGGCGAATATAAACGGTCTTCCTGAAGGTCAATCCCTTTCCGTCGGATACCGGCTCTATATACCGGCACGCAAGAAACGGACTGCCGAATTCAATGGGTACGTCGAGCCTAGGGGTACGACGGTCGCTCCTGCCCTGGAAACGGCAGCAAGGGAAGCCGCCCCCTATTTAACCTATTTAGCTCCATTCAGCTTTCAGGCGCTTCGTGACGGCTCCTTAAAGGAGCCATTGCTCAATAATTTCCCTGCCATCGCCAGAGAAAATAAAAACGTCCTGATGATGGTGATCACGAACCAGGAAAATGACCAATTCAGTGATGAGCTCGGGCAAATCATCCTGACGAATACGTCCGTTCAAAATAAGTTCCTCAACAACATCGTTACGACTGCAAAGAAGTATGGATTCAGGGATATTCATTTTGACTTTGAATATTTACGGCCAGCTGATAAGGAGGCCTATAATCAATTTCTCCGGAAAGCGAAGGAGCGCTTCAAAAAAGAGGGCTGGTACATTTCCACGGCGCTTGCCCCGAAAACCAGCGCGGACCAAAAAGGACGCTGGTATGAGGCTCATGATTATAAGGCACATGGGGAGATCGTCGATTTCGTGATCATCATGACTTATGAATGGGGTTATAGCGGCGGCCCGGCCATGGCCGTCTCACCGATCGGTCCCGTTCGCGAGGTGCTTGAATATGCCGTCACCGAGATGCCATCCAACAAAATCCTGATGGGTCAAAATCTATATGGATATGATTGGACCCTTCCCTTTGTACAGGGGTCCACAGCCAGGGCCGTAAGCCCTCAGCAGGCGATACAACTCGCTGCCGATAATGACGTTTCCATCGAATATGATGAAACCGCACAAGCTCCCCACTTCAATTATACGGATATTGAGGATAGGAAGCATGAGGTTTGGTTTGAAGATGCCCGTTCGATTCAGGCAAAATTCGATTTAATCAAAGAATTGAATCTCAGGGGGATGAGTTATTGGAAACTTGGTTTATCCTTCCCTCAAAACTGGCTGCTCATCAGCGATAACTTCAATGTGCGCCGAAGGGTTTGA
- a CDS encoding glycerophosphodiester phosphodiesterase, producing the protein MQSIKIFAHRGSKGTHPENTIAAFQKAAETGADGIEFDVHLSADGELIIIHDETLDRTTSLTGFVKDHTAQKLKTGDAGVKFSKQFIGERIPFLDDVFDWAKGNHLLMNIELKTDKLAYEGIEQKVIDAIRHHEMEQRVILSSFNHQSIEKVKLLAQDLERALLFEGIPENLEQILRDKQESGFHPDKNSLTEATNELAKTLGYKIRPWVANEETDIIKLAKMGVDVIMTDYPERAIKTVKSLDSNG; encoded by the coding sequence TTGCAAAGCATAAAAATTTTCGCCCATAGAGGCTCGAAGGGAACGCACCCGGAAAATACCATTGCCGCCTTTCAAAAGGCTGCCGAAACAGGAGCGGACGGAATCGAATTCGATGTCCATCTTAGTGCTGACGGGGAATTGATCATCATCCATGATGAAACCCTCGATCGGACCACCTCCCTTACCGGATTCGTGAAGGACCATACTGCCCAAAAGCTGAAAACCGGGGATGCCGGGGTCAAGTTCTCCAAGCAATTCATTGGCGAGCGAATCCCTTTCCTGGACGATGTTTTTGACTGGGCCAAGGGTAATCACCTATTGATGAATATCGAACTGAAAACGGATAAACTGGCCTATGAAGGAATCGAACAGAAGGTCATAGATGCAATTCGCCATCATGAGATGGAGCAGCGGGTGATCCTCTCCTCCTTTAACCATCAATCGATCGAAAAGGTGAAGCTGCTCGCTCAAGATCTTGAGCGCGCCTTATTGTTCGAGGGGATCCCGGAAAACCTGGAACAAATCTTGCGCGATAAACAAGAATCCGGCTTTCATCCCGATAAAAACAGCCTGACGGAAGCGACCAATGAACTGGCGAAAACACTTGGATATAAAATCAGGCCGTGGGTCGCCAATGAGGAAACCGATATCATCAAGCTCGCCAAAATGGGCGTTGACGTGATCATGACGGATTATCCTGAACGGGCGATAAAAACGGTAAAGTCCTTGGATTCGAACGGCTGA
- a CDS encoding YugN-like family protein, translated as MIRISSELEGKTFGLFDLETKLKPEGYVIGGGWDYDHGSFDYKMDDSDGYQFLRVPFKAIDGSLDKDGAMVELLQPFLLSHKYEDGIDDEGNIGNLSASFNQFAEPEDPDADFPENYISYGKSLVRDLEKLLLH; from the coding sequence ATGATCAGAATTTCTTCTGAGTTGGAAGGGAAAACATTCGGCTTGTTCGATCTGGAGACGAAATTAAAACCGGAAGGCTATGTAATTGGCGGCGGCTGGGATTATGACCATGGCTCTTTCGATTACAAAATGGATGATAGCGATGGGTACCAATTCCTTCGTGTCCCGTTCAAGGCCATTGATGGTTCACTCGATAAGGATGGGGCGATGGTTGAGCTTTTACAGCCGTTCTTATTGTCCCATAAGTACGAGGACGGCATTGACGATGAAGGGAATATCGGGAACCTTTCTGCTTCCTTCAACCAATTTGCCGAGCCTGAAGATCCGGATGCCGATTTTCCGGAGAACTATATCTCTTATGGGAAGTCGCTTGTCCGTGATTTGGAAAAGCTATTATTACATTAA
- a CDS encoding helix-turn-helix domain-containing protein, with protein MSNIAKNIRQYREDHNLTQQELALKLRIGTKKIEKYESGESVPDTQTILRLSTVLDIPASEFLKDAPAGNAVGIDDDIKKLIEEIGAKKAELILRTAKDFNEEQILNVMHTLYNTQA; from the coding sequence ATGTCAAATATCGCAAAGAATATCCGGCAATACCGAGAAGACCATAACCTCACGCAGCAGGAACTGGCTTTGAAATTAAGGATCGGCACTAAAAAAATCGAAAAGTATGAATCAGGAGAGTCGGTTCCAGATACACAAACCATTTTACGACTTTCCACCGTTCTTGATATTCCTGCCTCAGAATTTTTGAAGGATGCCCCTGCCGGAAATGCAGTTGGCATTGACGATGACATCAAAAAGCTCATTGAAGAAATCGGCGCCAAAAAAGCTGAACTCATCCTAAGGACAGCCAAGGATTTCAATGAAGAACAAATTCTGAATGTTATGCATACTTTATATAATACACAAGCTTAA
- a CDS encoding glucose-6-phosphate isomerase, which produces MAHIRFDYSKALPFFGEHEITYLQDAVKVAHHSLHEQTGAGNDYLGWIDLPANYDKEEFSRIKKAAAKIKQDSEVLLVIGIGGSYLGARAAVEMLQHSFYNILPSDKRKTPQILFVGNNISSTYMQDLMDILENRDFSINVISKSGTTTEPALAFRIFRKLLEQKYGVEEAKSRIYATTDKEKGALKTVATEEGFETFVIPDDVGGRYSVLTAVGLLPIAVSGADIDQIMEGAESARKDFGTSELADNQAYQYAAVRNVLYNKGKTIEMLINYEPGLQYFSEWWKQLFGESEGKDQKGIFPSSANFSTDLHSLGQYVQEGRRDLFETVIKVDNARHEITIEEADNDLDGLNYLAGETVQFVNNKAFEGTLLAHTDGGVPNLIVTVPKLDAYTFGYLVYFFEKACAMSGYLLGVNPFDQPGVEAYKVNMFALLGKPGFEEKKAELEKRL; this is translated from the coding sequence ATGGCCCATATACGTTTCGATTATTCAAAAGCCCTGCCGTTTTTCGGGGAGCATGAAATAACCTATTTACAGGATGCCGTAAAAGTGGCACACCATTCCCTGCACGAACAGACTGGTGCAGGGAATGATTATCTTGGCTGGATCGATCTGCCTGCCAACTATGATAAAGAAGAATTCTCAAGAATCAAAAAGGCGGCAGCCAAAATCAAGCAAGATTCGGAAGTGCTTCTGGTTATCGGTATCGGCGGGTCGTACCTGGGAGCCCGTGCAGCGGTAGAAATGCTTCAGCATAGCTTTTATAACATATTGCCTTCTGACAAAAGAAAAACTCCGCAAATTCTATTTGTAGGTAACAATATCAGCTCTACATATATGCAGGACTTGATGGACATATTGGAAAATAGGGATTTCTCGATCAATGTTATCTCTAAATCCGGTACGACGACTGAACCTGCACTCGCTTTCAGGATATTCCGGAAGCTTCTGGAACAAAAATATGGGGTTGAAGAAGCAAAAAGCCGGATTTATGCAACCACTGATAAAGAAAAAGGTGCATTAAAAACGGTGGCAACCGAGGAAGGCTTCGAAACTTTCGTCATTCCTGACGATGTGGGCGGACGCTACTCCGTGTTAACGGCAGTGGGCTTGCTTCCGATTGCAGTCAGCGGTGCGGATATCGACCAAATCATGGAAGGTGCGGAGAGTGCCAGAAAGGATTTCGGTACTTCCGAGCTAGCTGATAATCAGGCATACCAATATGCCGCAGTTCGAAATGTCCTTTACAATAAAGGGAAGACGATTGAAATGCTGATCAACTATGAGCCGGGTCTGCAATACTTCTCTGAGTGGTGGAAGCAATTATTCGGAGAGAGTGAAGGGAAGGATCAAAAAGGGATTTTCCCTTCTTCAGCGAACTTTTCGACTGACCTGCATTCATTGGGGCAATATGTTCAGGAAGGTCGTCGCGATCTTTTTGAAACGGTCATTAAAGTCGATAATGCCCGTCATGAAATCACGATCGAGGAAGCGGATAATGATTTGGATGGCCTGAACTATCTTGCAGGAGAAACGGTGCAGTTCGTCAATAACAAAGCATTCGAGGGCACGCTGTTAGCTCATACGGATGGCGGCGTTCCGAACCTTATCGTAACGGTTCCGAAGCTTGATGCGTACACGTTTGGCTATCTGGTCTATTTCTTTGAAAAGGCCTGTGCGATGAGCGGTTACCTGCTTGGCGTCAATCCATTCGATCAGCCTGGTGTGGAGGCATACAAGGTGAACATGTTTGCACTTTTGGGCAAGCCTGGCTTTGAAGAGAAAAAAGCGGAATTAGAGAAGCGCTTATAA
- a CDS encoding potassium channel family protein, with protein MIRIGPINTAVPRFPRFIRLLSIIALFLLSFGILIHLVEPKRFPTLLDGIWWAIVTMSTVGYGDYTPVTNLGKIIGMLLILSGVGLITSYFAYIAKMSISTEQQFLTGKKDYAGGGHFIIVGWNGRSRRIIQNIHDRKHHQSIVLIDDTLQKHPLPRTNIHFVHGKATLDSVLKKANIKQAIRVLITADLKQDELQTDMFSILTLLAVKGLNPDVYCLVEILTHEQKENALRAGADGIVETNKFASEYMQDCLSKGMVGEAEEQTEGTGLKIKQLPIQETWAEKTFKRLSMELLEQNILVIGIISGGETYIKPPATALIQRNDVLLIIDD; from the coding sequence ATGATCAGAATCGGTCCAATCAATACCGCCGTTCCCAGATTTCCGCGTTTCATCAGATTGCTTTCCATTATCGCCTTATTTTTACTATCATTCGGAATATTGATTCACCTAGTCGAGCCTAAAAGGTTTCCCACCTTGCTTGATGGGATCTGGTGGGCCATCGTGACCATGTCAACGGTAGGCTACGGCGATTACACGCCTGTGACCAACCTTGGTAAAATCATCGGCATGCTTCTCATCTTGTCAGGTGTCGGCTTGATTACGTCTTATTTTGCGTACATTGCAAAAATGTCCATATCCACTGAACAGCAATTCCTTACAGGAAAGAAAGACTATGCCGGCGGCGGACATTTTATCATCGTAGGCTGGAATGGCCGCTCTAGACGGATCATCCAAAACATCCATGATCGCAAGCATCATCAATCCATCGTCCTTATCGATGATACGCTGCAAAAGCACCCCCTTCCAAGGACAAATATTCACTTCGTGCACGGAAAAGCGACCTTGGATTCCGTTCTGAAGAAAGCGAATATAAAACAGGCGATACGAGTTCTTATCACTGCCGATCTTAAGCAGGACGAGCTGCAAACGGATATGTTTTCCATTTTGACATTGCTTGCTGTCAAGGGGCTCAATCCTGATGTGTATTGCCTTGTGGAGATTTTAACCCATGAACAAAAGGAAAATGCCTTGCGTGCTGGTGCGGACGGAATCGTCGAAACGAATAAATTTGCGAGTGAATATATGCAGGATTGTTTATCCAAGGGAATGGTCGGGGAAGCCGAAGAGCAAACTGAAGGGACAGGATTGAAAATCAAACAGCTGCCCATTCAGGAGACATGGGCAGAAAAGACGTTCAAGCGGTTGAGTATGGAGCTTTTGGAACAGAACATATTGGTGATCGGCATCATATCAGGAGGCGAGACCTACATCAAGCCCCCCGCAACTGCACTCATCCAGCGCAATGATGTCCTGCTCATCATCGATGATTAA
- a CDS encoding iron-containing alcohol dehydrogenase: protein MENYTYKNPTKVIFGKDQLESLKSEIPTYGNKVLLVYGTGSIKKNGLYEKVIKTLNEIDAEVHELSGVEPNPRITTVKKGVDLCKQHQIDFILAVGGGSVIDATKAIAAGAKYDGDPWDLVIKKAPVEAALPFGTVLTLAATGSEANSGSVITNWETKEKYGWGSPLVFPQFSILDPENTFSVPRDHTVYGMVDMMSHVFETYFHPETHAPLQDRFCESLLLTVKETAPQLLEDLEDYEHRATILYAGHIALNGSLGVGYSGDWATHNIEHAVSAVYDIPHAGGLAILFPNWMKHVLHENVSRFKQVAVRVFGVDPEGKTDEEAALEGIDKLREFWSSLGAPTTLSDYGIDDSQLEVMADKAMSRGDFGRFKILNREDVLAILRASL from the coding sequence ATGGAAAATTACACATACAAAAATCCTACTAAAGTAATTTTTGGAAAAGACCAGCTTGAAAGCTTGAAGTCTGAAATTCCGACATATGGAAATAAAGTTTTACTTGTATATGGTACAGGCAGCATAAAGAAAAATGGCTTGTATGAAAAAGTGATCAAAACCTTGAATGAAATCGATGCAGAGGTGCACGAGCTTTCAGGTGTCGAACCGAATCCACGCATTACGACTGTAAAAAAGGGTGTGGATCTTTGCAAGCAGCATCAAATCGACTTCATTCTTGCTGTTGGCGGCGGAAGTGTCATTGATGCTACAAAGGCGATTGCTGCTGGTGCTAAATATGACGGCGATCCATGGGACCTTGTCATCAAGAAGGCACCAGTTGAAGCGGCACTGCCGTTCGGTACGGTGCTGACATTGGCTGCAACCGGATCTGAGGCGAATTCAGGTTCTGTTATAACAAACTGGGAAACGAAAGAGAAATATGGCTGGGGCAGTCCTTTGGTTTTCCCGCAATTCTCGATTCTAGATCCTGAAAACACATTTTCGGTGCCAAGGGACCATACGGTATACGGAATGGTCGATATGATGTCACATGTGTTCGAAACTTATTTCCATCCCGAAACGCATGCACCGCTTCAGGACCGTTTCTGCGAATCACTGTTATTGACAGTGAAGGAAACGGCACCTCAATTATTGGAGGACCTTGAGGATTATGAGCATAGGGCAACGATTTTGTATGCCGGTCATATAGCTCTTAATGGCTCGCTCGGTGTAGGTTACAGCGGCGATTGGGCGACGCATAATATTGAACATGCCGTTTCGGCGGTGTATGACATTCCCCATGCCGGCGGATTGGCCATCCTGTTCCCGAATTGGATGAAGCATGTACTCCATGAGAATGTCTCACGGTTCAAACAGGTTGCGGTCCGGGTTTTCGGTGTCGATCCTGAAGGGAAAACGGATGAGGAAGCGGCACTTGAAGGCATTGACAAGCTTCGGGAATTTTGGAGCAGCTTAGGGGCGCCGACGACTCTTTCCGATTATGGCATCGATGACTCACAGCTGGAAGTGATGGCTGATAAAGCGATGAGCAGAGGTGACTTCGGCCGGTTCAAAATCCTGAACCGCGAGGATGTTCTTGCCATATTGCGCGCTTCACTATAA
- a CDS encoding alpha/beta-type small acid-soluble spore protein: protein MANNNSSNQLVVAGAEQALEQMKYEIASEFGVNLGADTTARANGSVGGEITKRLVQMAEQQLGGSNYSR, encoded by the coding sequence ATGGCAAACAACAACAGCAGCAATCAACTAGTAGTAGCTGGCGCAGAGCAAGCTCTAGAACAAATGAAATATGAAATCGCAAGTGAATTTGGCGTGAATCTTGGTGCCGACACTACTGCTCGCGCTAACGGTTCCGTTGGTGGAGAAATCACGAAACGTTTGGTTCAAATGGCTGAACAACAATTAGGCGGATCAAACTATTCTCGCTAA
- a CDS encoding DUF378 domain-containing protein yields the protein MSGIQRTALVLTIIGAINWGLIGFFQFDLVASIFGGQDAALARIVYGLVGIAGLVNLGLLFKPSPEISREPETKPTR from the coding sequence ATGAGTGGAATTCAAAGAACGGCACTTGTTCTTACAATAATCGGGGCAATCAATTGGGGATTAATAGGCTTTTTCCAATTTGATCTAGTCGCATCCATCTTCGGTGGACAAGATGCCGCATTGGCACGTATCGTTTATGGACTGGTTGGAATTGCTGGTCTGGTTAATCTTGGTCTTCTCTTCAAACCAAGCCCTGAAATTTCCAGAGAACCTGAAACAAAACCGACTCGTTGA
- a CDS encoding FlxA-like family protein, translating into MNISSSTSSAYPSAGAGDSANAIKELEKRKTELQADIQEVYQKDDEAKDKEQKLKELQQEMQKIEMQLQRLQRSESSEAKEGTEPSQMPGDRLEISDKAMLLYKQSKEE; encoded by the coding sequence ATGAACATATCATCATCGACAAGCTCCGCTTACCCGAGTGCTGGAGCAGGCGATTCGGCCAATGCAATCAAGGAGCTGGAAAAACGGAAAACGGAGCTGCAAGCGGATATCCAGGAAGTATACCAAAAGGATGACGAAGCAAAGGACAAGGAGCAGAAGCTAAAAGAACTGCAGCAGGAAATGCAGAAAATCGAAATGCAGCTCCAGCGATTGCAAAGGAGTGAATCCAGTGAGGCGAAAGAGGGGACCGAACCGTCGCAAATGCCTGGGGACCGCTTGGAAATCAGTGACAAGGCCATGCTCCTCTATAAACAATCGAAGGAAGAATAA
- a CDS encoding undecaprenyl-diphosphate phosphatase yields the protein MNMWEIFVAVVLGLVEGLTEFAPVSSTGHMIIVDDLWLNSKELFGSEVANAFKVVIQLGSILAVVVLFWGRFMDLLGLKKLKGTSAVNGQKLNLLQIFVGLLPAGIFGLLFEDYIDDKLFRIETVIIGLFLGAFLMIAADKFRPKLTAETVDQITYKQALGVGLIQCLSLWPGFSRSGSTISGGVLLGMSYRAASDFTFIMAVPIMAGASLLKVVKYWDSFTPEVLPFFIAGFISAFIFALFCIRFFLILINKVKLTPFAIYRIVLAVILLFIIW from the coding sequence ATGAATATGTGGGAAATTTTTGTCGCGGTTGTCCTTGGTCTTGTAGAAGGATTAACTGAATTTGCGCCTGTTTCGTCTACAGGGCATATGATCATTGTCGATGACTTATGGCTGAATTCGAAAGAACTCTTCGGTAGTGAAGTGGCCAATGCCTTCAAGGTGGTCATCCAGCTTGGCTCGATACTCGCCGTCGTCGTGCTCTTCTGGGGACGGTTCATGGACTTGCTTGGTTTAAAGAAGCTGAAAGGCACATCTGCAGTGAACGGTCAAAAGCTTAACTTATTGCAGATATTCGTCGGATTGCTGCCGGCGGGCATTTTTGGTCTATTATTCGAAGATTACATCGATGACAAGTTATTCAGGATAGAGACAGTCATCATCGGGTTGTTCCTTGGCGCGTTCCTGATGATCGCTGCGGATAAATTCCGTCCGAAGCTGACTGCTGAAACGGTTGACCAAATCACGTACAAACAAGCACTTGGAGTCGGGTTGATCCAATGTTTGTCACTATGGCCGGGGTTTTCCCGTTCAGGCTCGACGATTTCAGGCGGGGTGCTTTTAGGGATGAGCTATCGGGCCGCTTCCGATTTCACGTTCATCATGGCAGTTCCGATCATGGCAGGTGCCAGTCTGTTGAAAGTCGTCAAGTATTGGGATTCTTTCACTCCTGAAGTTCTGCCATTCTTCATTGCAGGCTTCATCAGTGCATTTATCTTTGCTTTATTCTGTATTCGCTTTTTCTTGATTTTAATCAATAAAGTGAAATTGACGCCATTTGCCATCTACCGCATCGTGTTGGCAGTGATCTTATTATTCATTATTTGGTGA
- a CDS encoding Lrp/AsnC family transcriptional regulator — protein sequence MHLNEEELEVLRIIENNSRIDLKDLAKMTDLAEADMEITLKKLEDMRVIVRYLTVINWAKVDEYHGVTAMIDVKVTPKRGVGFDDVAKRIYKFKEVQSVYLMSGAYDLSVIVEGRSMNEVASFVSEKLSTLDSVISTTTHFIMKKYKHDGTIFDQTEEDKRIVVSP from the coding sequence ATGCACTTGAATGAAGAGGAATTGGAAGTCTTGAGAATCATTGAAAATAACAGCCGGATCGACCTGAAGGATTTGGCTAAAATGACCGATTTAGCTGAAGCGGACATGGAAATTACATTGAAAAAATTAGAAGATATGCGTGTCATCGTCCGCTATTTGACGGTCATCAACTGGGCAAAAGTGGATGAATACCACGGTGTCACTGCGATGATTGATGTGAAAGTCACACCGAAGCGAGGTGTCGGTTTTGATGATGTCGCAAAAAGGATTTATAAATTCAAAGAAGTGCAATCCGTTTATTTGATGTCAGGAGCCTATGATCTTTCGGTCATTGTCGAAGGACGCTCGATGAATGAAGTGGCTAGCTTCGTTTCGGAAAAACTTTCGACGCTTGATTCCGTCATTTCCACGACGACGCATTTCATCATGAAAAAATACAAGCATGATGGCACCATTTTCGATCAAACTGAAGAAGATAAGCGGATCGTGGTGTCACCATGA
- the yugI gene encoding S1 domain-containing post-transcriptional regulator GSP13, which translates to MSEKFEIGAVVTGKVTGIQPYGAFVALDDSTQGLVHISEITHGFVKDINEHLKVGDEVKVKVLSIDSAAGKIGLSIRATEEAPERTEAPKKAPKKRQASVKATSHIESTEGFNTLKDKLQEWIEQSQREDLIKK; encoded by the coding sequence ATGTCTGAAAAATTCGAAATTGGTGCGGTAGTTACTGGTAAAGTAACTGGTATTCAACCATACGGTGCTTTTGTTGCTTTAGATGATTCAACTCAAGGTTTAGTTCATATTTCTGAAATTACTCACGGATTCGTTAAAGATATCAACGAACATTTAAAAGTGGGCGATGAAGTGAAAGTCAAAGTTCTTTCAATCGATTCAGCTGCTGGAAAAATCGGCTTATCGATCCGTGCTACAGAAGAAGCTCCTGAGCGTACTGAAGCTCCGAAAAAAGCTCCTAAAAAACGCCAAGCATCTGTTAAAGCAACATCTCACATCGAATCTACTGAAGGCTTCAACACATTGAAAGACAAACTTCAAGAGTGGATCGAACAATCTCAACGCGAAGACTTAATCAAGAAATAA